The Parus major isolate Abel chromosome 4, Parus_major1.1, whole genome shotgun sequence genome has a window encoding:
- the GPR78 gene encoding G-protein coupled receptor 78 gives MDLAGVLLALLLVLVLVVSLLSNLLVLLCFVYSTEIRKQVAGVFLVNLSFCNLLLTVLNMPFTLLGILRNQQPLGGCVCKAVGFLETFLTSNTMLSMAALSIDKWIAVVFPLSYTSKMRYKDAVILMGYSWLHSLTFPLVSLFYSWVDYNSVYASCTLHLKEETERRRFTVFTIVFHSTSFMLSLVILCFTYLKVLKVARFHCKRIDIITMQTLVLLVDIHPSVKQRCLNEQKRRRQRATKKISIFIGSFVICFGPYIITRLIELIPFVTINYYWGIISKCLTYSKAASDPFVYSLLRQQYKKVLINIVNRILKRDLYPSSGYNSSLDTENDYCLHRTN, from the exons ATGGACTTGGCAGGCGTGCTGCTGGCGCTGCTCCTCGTGCTGGTGCTGGTCGTCTCTCTGCTCTCCAACCTCCTGGTGCTGCTATGCTTCGTCTACAGTACGGAGATCCGCAAGCAGGTCGCCGGGGTTTTCCTGGTGAACTTATCCTTTTGCAACCTGCTTCTCACCGTTCTGAACATGCCTTTTACCCTGCTGGGCATCCTGAGGAACCAGCAACCCCTCGGGGGCTGCGTCTGCAAGGCGGTGGGTTTCCTGGAAACTTTCCTGACTTCCAACACGATGCTGAGCATGGCAGCGCTCAGCATCGACAAATGGATTGCCGTGGTGTTCCCCCTAAGCTACACCAGCAAGATGCGGTATAAGGACGCTGTGATACTGATGGGCTACTCGTGGCTCCACTCCCTCACGTTCCCCTTGGTATCCCTGTTTTACTCATGGGTAGATTACAACAGCGTTTACGCCTCTTGCACCTTACACCTGAAGGAGGAGACGGAGCGGAGAAGGTTTACAGTGTTCACCATAGTCTTTCACTCCACCAGTTTCATGCTGTCTCTGGTGATCTTGTGTTTCACCTATTTAAAGGTGTTGAAAGTTGCCCGGTTCCACTGCAAGCGGATAGACATTATTACCATGCAGACTCTGGTTTTGCTGGTGGATATCCACCCCAG TGTGAAGCAGCGCTGTCTGAACGAGCAGAAAAGGAGGAGGCAGCGGGCTACcaagaaaatcagtatttttatagGGTCATTCGTGATCTGTTTTGGTCCTTACATTATCACCAG GTTGATAGAGCTCATTCCTTTTGTTACCATAAATTACTACTGGGGAATTATAAGCAAGTGCCTCACCTACAGTAAGGCTGCATCAGATCCGTTTGTTTACTCACTTTTACGTCAACAGTACAAAAAAGTTCTGATCAACATCGTCAACAGGATACTTAAGAGGGACCTGTATCCGTCATCAGGGTACAACAGTTCTCTCGACACTGAAAACGATTACTGCTTGCACAGAACAAACTGA